Genomic DNA from Asterias amurensis chromosome 2, ASM3211899v1:
CTGAAATTTGTTGATGATCTTACTTTGGTAGAAAATAGATATATTTCTAGAAACAGTTCCCTCCATTATGACTTAAATAAGTTGGTTGAATGGTCTGACCAAAACCAGGTCAGGTTAAATCCTTCTAAGTGTCAAGCGCTTCAAGTGTGTTTTAAGAAAAACCCTCCTGTTGGTATAAGTTTAACCATTAACGATGCCGTTTTGGAATTTGTCAGTGAGGCCAAGGTCCTTGGAATTTGGCTACAAAACGATCTAAAATGGAATGCTCAAATCAACCATATTCTGAAAAAggctagcatgaaatttttgtgcttagaacTCTTAAACGGTTCGGTTTTTCAATGAAAGAACTCAGCATTGTCTATTGTGGTTATGTAAGACCAATTCTAGAGTATGCAGACGTGGTGTGGCAGCCTGGTATAACCGTTAGGCAATCTATTCAAAAATGGTTGTAGAATGATTCTGGGCCGGCAATATACCTCCTATAGTGATGCGCTTATTACTTGCGGACTTGACTCTGTGGCTTGGAGGAGGAGAAATCATTGTGAACATTTTGCAAACAGTCTTATTAATGACTCTCGTTTAAAGTCTCTCCTCCCCCTACCAGAGAGAGAGAGTGTCCAGGGTAGGATTACTCGCAATGCTAAACAATATTCAACTCTTTCTATGAGAACATCCCGTTTTAAAATAGTCCAGTCCCTGATTTTATTAACAttttcaacaaatattttgtgtttaagTTGTTTTAATAATCTTGTCtaattgttatattttaatatatttttatgtacagtctcatgcaatttgttttgataattttgaCTAAATGTTATATtcttaaatatattttaatgtaCAGTCGCATGCAATTTGGTCCTTGGGCCACGATTTGTGGttttagtaaaataaaataaaataataaacattaattttgtttacatttaactttgACCGTTAACTTTGATTGAAAGCCACTGTACACATTTTGCACGTGATAAAACATTTTGTCCGACATGTTTGTCCGAAATTAAACAGTTAAAAATATTGACACCGTCAGTATAGTAAATCATTACATCACTAATACCTGCACCGTTAGTgccctgggcctaatttcatagcgctgcttaacggtaagcaaacttgcgtgcttactgtagcagacaaatttgcttaagcctaagcgtatttcacaggttagcagaaaaaattgggcggccatattgcgtgtttaccgtggatttgcattgtgacgtcatttattttcgtgcggttaTACGCACCGGAAGGTTATTAGCATgtcttttcgtgtgcttacggttagcagcgctattaAGTAGAAATTGctaagtaagcacaaaatcggccgctaagcagcgctataaaattggaccctggacccaatttcatagcgctgctaagcacaacaaaatgcttagcatgaaatttcttccttgataaaaacagtaatgccaaccaaatttccacatgattttcaggacaagcaaacaactgaataccagtaaaaagcaaaatgcaacaaatggaagtttggttggtaatcatgttatttaccgaggaagaaatttcatgcttagcaattgtttttgcttagcagctctatgaaattgggccctggtcatcaGTAACAGTAATTATTTCGTTCGCTCGTCGAAATATTGTTTCATTCCCCTGAAACTCTAATACATTAGGACAAAATGTTTTCGATTTGACGCTCCATCCTTTCAAAGAAGTGTATTTTTGGCAGAACGAATTACTGATTCTGTTTCATTATGTTTGACCTTACCTCACACTTATTGCATGGGCTCCGAGTCGTAGTGATAGCGACATGGCTACTAAActaacaaaaactaatttttctcAACACTTCTTTACAGTCTTTCCTGAATCGTCTATTCGCCAGTCCGTAAACTAAAGGGTTAAACGCGTTGTTGATGTACAAGAGTACGTGCATAGATCTTAGCAGTGTGAAATAATTCGGATCAATGTTTAGACATACACCGAGGGATAGCAAACTGGTGAGTAAGATGAGGATCCAATATGGCAGCCATGTCAACAGGAACAACACGCTGGTAATGAAAAGCATTCTCGTTGTCTTGCGTTGCAGATtgggatttttttcatttgtcggAACTGTTCGTATAATTGTAACATCAGGTTTGGTCGTTATGTCAGCCTGGTGTTCCCTTATTGGTGAAGTTGTTCGCAAGAAGCCCACAGTCAAATCTCCCCCACTCTGTTTCATCGGTTGTGATGACGTCTTCGATATGCTAGGCATCCGTACATGACTGGTGAACGTGTGGATGTCTTTAGTTTTGCTAGAACATGGCACAATAGCCGAGTTAATTTCCGTATCAAGTCCAATGTTTTGTGGTCTGCCTGTGTGAATTGGAGTCCTATTGATGAATTCAACTTGCATGGAAGGTGCTTGGCCAACTCTAACGTGTCTTCTGATAGCGGTGTAAACTTTCGTGTAACACACGGCTATCACCAGAAGTGCAATGGCAAAACCAACAGTTTGAGAAAGCAGTTGGATATAATAAGGCACAGCGATGAAGCTAGGGATCGAGATGATGACTGAGACTACTAAAGACACCACTAGCGTGGCCTTAGCTCTCTTGAGGGTGAAGAATCGCTTACGATGACGGCAGATGCAGTCGTACCGGTCCGCTGCGATGAGTGCGGTAATGAACACCGAGGTGACAATAATCGCTTCTTTCAAGGTCATGATAAACTCCAAAACGTGCGGAACGCGCGTCTTGTAGTTATTCGTCACAAGCACAACCAGCACATTGAAGATATGCATTAGACACACTGTTAGATCGGCTGCAGCCAATGCCATGATGAAGATATGGGTGCTGGTCTTAAGTGTCTTAGTGCGGTACACACAAACGATGAGGACATTTCCAGTTACTCCAAAGAAGAACATGACACCATAAACAACAATTCTGAATATGTGTGTTGAGCTAGTATCACCGGAGAATTTCTCAAGTGCATACTTGGTAGACATGCAATATGATGTGTTTTCCATGGTAACATCCATCGTAATCACAAGATCCCATCAGCTGAATGTAAAATTTCcgtaacaatttgaaaaatccTCTCTAATATAACGACCTTCATAGATCAAGTGGATGGATGGCTGTAGTAAAACCTCAGAATTAACATTGTACGTTTCCTTAAAACTCGTTATCCAGTGGGGTAAAGTTTTTGgctgtttctacaaacactaaatcACAAGAAGTGCCAACCAACATGTATCACTCACTACACCATCGCTCCATTgtagtgaaataaaaaacacagtcGACTGAGTTTTTTCCCGCATAATTCCAAATAAggccaaccatgtgcattaaaACGTTTATACCTTTTGGGGGCTCTAATAGGTAATGCAATAAGTCTAGAGCCTTTTAGAGTAGACCCATTTAAAACGGAGGCTTGAAATGTAAGACACGATTGTTGTCTTAGCTTCGTATACTTCATAATTCACTGGCTCCTTTCAGCGACCCATTTATAGGAAAAGCTTGAGTGTTTTTTACGAAGGACGTTTCGTATTAATAGGGTAATGCaatagcaccggcacactcccACTCAATAAAACCTTTATCAAGCCTGTATTTTCTACATAATTGGTCAAATGTTGTTACTGTCTTCATTGAATTACAACACACTACAATTATAAATTATGCCTGGGTTATTCGCTTTCATCAACCTCTAGCTTGCCTAAAGGATTCGGTGTCTCGtaagaatgaaacaaaacttGAACAAACTGCTTTTTTTCTATAAGGATTTATTAGTTGTCAAATAGGTTGAAACTCTTTAAACTGAATGATACACGTACAAAACACAATACTGTCTAGGTTATTCGCATCCAATAGGTTATCGTTTGCCTATATAGGCTTCGGTGTcggaaatgaaacaaaacattaaaggcagtggacactattggtaattgtcaaagactagccttcacagttggtgtatctcaaaatttgggctcaatcggtcattgaacttgcgagataataatgaaacaaaaacacccttgtcacatgaagttgtgtacgttcagatgcttgatttcgagacctcaaagttctaaatctgaggtctcgaaatcaaatccatgGAAAagtacttttttctcgaaaactacgtaacttcagagaaagctgtttctcacaatgttttatacaattaacctctccccattacttgttaccaagtaaggttttatgataaaaattattttgaggaattaccataCACTCTTTTTCTTTCTATAAGTTGTCCAATAAATTGATACTGTCTTAAATGAATTATAAATGTACAAAACATAATCGTGCGCGCCTATTATTGGCATCCACGTTACCTTCTAGTTACACCAGAATGGAATCTCCTATCAGCTGACATGATACAACCGTCTTCTGTACTTCAAATCCAGACTTGATGTCATTGACCTAGGAAATCTGACCCcaaaaagatatttttttaaaatttatttaggAAGCATGCCGCATGCATGCCAAACTGCGTTTTCATAAAGTATACTTTTCTGAAGGTTCtgaatttttttacttttctttagGACTCTGTGTCTTGTACGAATGAAGCGAATAACCCTTCTTTCACTATGAGCTCATCCGGTGTTCCGTACTCGACCAATCTCCCATCATCAAGGACCAGGATCTTATCGGAATTCAAGATGGTCGTAATGCGGTGCTGTGGAaacaatgagaacgggttgttatttatttattttaaatcttccgACAATAAATCAATTCGATCAGGAGTAGTCCAAGGAAGTACACTTGttaaaataatgtaataaaaaaatatgagtCTTCTTGCAATAtactaaaaacatttttacaaattattaGGCCTATGTAGTTAAACAAAATCCAATAAATCATTTTGAACAGTAGTCCTAAAAAGTACACAAGTTAAAAAActgtaataaaaaatacaagtcTTCCAGCAATTTaccaaaaacagtttttcaaacTAACAGGCCTATgtagttaagaaaaaaaagaagaaaaaaactaaacCTACAAAAAGCAGACAACAGCATAACATTAAGTAATTGAAGcagcaagtaaacaaaataccaAAAAGGAAAAGGCAAACGACGCAAACCAaaccaatcaaacaaacaaaaacaagcagcttcaaaacaaacacaaaagacAGACAGACAGCGGGAAGACATGACCAACAatcaaattaacaaacaaaatattcctACAACCTAGACTAAATTCCATACATGTAAAAAGGCATacgaaaaaaagacaaaagctCAAATGGgagctgtttaaaggaacacattgccttggatcggtcgagttggtctttggaaagcgtttgtaaccgttttttataaaatgcatatggctggaaagatgttgtaaaagtagaatataatgatccacacaaacatgcctcgaaattgcgtggttttccctttaccttgtcgactaacacgtcggccatttatgggggtcaaaattttgactcccataaatggccgaccgtgttagttcgcacagtagaaggaaaaccacgcaatttcgaggcaaacttgtgtggatcattgtattctacttttaaaacatctttccaaccatatgcattatataaaaaacggttacaaacgcttttgttttgaccaactcgtccgatccaaggcaacgtgttcatttaaacaAGAGAATGACGGTATAATAAGGCATGTATTTACATTACATTTAAAAGATGGCTGCTACACATGTATGTTATAAACGGGGTATAAGTCTATGTTATAAACGGGGTATAAGTCTATGTTATAAACGGGGTATAAGTCTATGTTATAAACGGGGTATAAGTCTATGTTATAAACGGGGTATTAGCATGACTGAAATAAAAAAGCATTGTTATGTGAATTATCATAATACAAGATTCTAAACATGTTAGAAGGCTGAAGCGTCACTGTATACTAAGTATACATGGCTATCTGAAGTAAGGGGTCGTTTCTTAACTTTGTATCCGATCGGCGTACCCCTTTAATTTCATGTCGTAATAAAAAAGAAGATGGTGTTCGAAGCTTCGCATGGTGTGAGGAATAAATGTACCTCTAAGTACAGTGTAAATATAAATACTGTTTGTACTTATATTTATAGCTActtataaaaaagaagaagagggagaaaaaacagaaaaacaggcTCTTCTTGAAAATAGTGAAGCGGCATTGAAAGTAGCGACCAAAGAAATATTGgcattaataacaaaaattgaTGTGATGTCTCAAACATTCTGAGAAAGATTTACACTAGGCACTTTGAGGTATGCGTTCTCATTCTatttaaattaacaaaattaaccCAGTTGTGAATTTTGGACAGTGTAATGGAAAAATCTGCTCCTAAAAAGTCGATATAGATTTGGGAGAGTAAACAATATTATACTTCTCATCATTATTGTCTTTATCTTGTCTGTCTGTGTTCTAATTGTTAGTCCGTACGTTATTGTCCATGTGTATGTTAGGTTTGTCTTGTattattttcatgaagtatgaaaACAATTGTAAGTTTGAATGAACGAATGAACGAACGAATATACTCCACATTCAGACTTACGGCAATCGTCAGCACAGTTCGATGCGCAAAGGCTGTGGCCACGACTTTCTGGAGAATTTTATCCTGTAGTTAGAAGCATTTCAAGACAACACAAGTTCAAACTGTATGAGTGATAAACTCGTATGTTTTTAGTGGTGAAGACATGGGAATTATGAGGGGATTTTGATTTGGTAATACAAGCAGGGAAATTGGCACATAGTCAGCGTAAAAGGTCAACCGGTATTAACCTGCGTCattatgagaagaaaaaaaactattttttgttgttgcttataAATGACCATTGCATGATGAATTAGGAAACAATATTGGTAGAATAAAGAGcgatttcaaagtttcaaaatggCTGTCATTACTTGTttgaatacatttatttttttcaaaaatggcGGTGGCCCGCTGCCAAATAAATTTCTTATGGCACACTCCGACTGTGTGCGAAACTACAAGTTCAATGTCAAGATTCATCAAATGCACAATTCTATCATTTTGCCTGCCATTATAGTCCAATTCATCATGCTAATGGTTTGCTTATACTTTACAGAAACAGTATACGGTTTGAACATTCTTTGGATTAACAAACCGATAGTTTTAATAATGGTTGTTTCATCAGTATGTTAAGGTGTCTTACCGTTTCCAAGTCGATTGAGGCGGTAGCTTCATCCATGATCAGAATGCGAGTCTTTCTCAGAAAAGCACGAGCCAAGCAAAATAACTGCCGCTGACCAACGCTGAAATTCTCGCCTCCTTCCGTCACAACAGAATCTAGTTACCAAAAAAATGCTTATAATTTTACAGACGTAAAGCAAACATCGCTGCGCTTTCATAAGGATAGCGTATAATAGAGACAGAACAATGTAATTCTACATATGTTGGTAACATTTCCAAAGTTGTCATGTCTCCTCAAGGCCACCGTACAACAAGAAAGCCGCAAACTTACCAAGTCCCAAGTCAAGAGATTGCACCATTTCTTTCAGCTGTGCTATTTCCAGTGCTTTCCATAGATCGCCATCGCTGCTACTCCCAGCTATGGGGTCCAAGTTCTTCCTGTAAATTAGTCACCAACAAGTTAGTAaagtaaagggaaggtatacgtttggtaataactctcgTATTTCAATTAGTTAAACGCATGGGTGTAAatataagtaggattttaaactctgcatggtggaaatacgatagagtaaaggtttgcggtaacaacatgtaatgataatctctttGGGGTGGTTTTGAGCAgagccgttggtttcaactcgacgtttcgatcactTTGCTCTGGCGTCGTCTGAAGATATCCCTATGTGATAAAAGTATAGTGCTGTTTGTACTCAACTCTGAGAGTGTGTTTTAGGGCAGGCTTTACATGGATGCGTAATAGGGCACAACCCGATTGGGGTGTTATGCGTAAGAAAGTGCCCGGAATGGGTAACAAACCGAGGccaattttgaaataatggctCGGGCTTGTGCTCCACCTGTGTTTTAGTAGACTTGTAAACAAGCCGACTCTCCCCACGATTCCCGCGGTATTCTACTACTGCTGTCACGACTACGGTCTCATttaatggggagtagaagtcggcaaccatCAGTTCGCaagagagcagtgatctcgccaTAGCACCGCCAAAACTTGACTGTCTCACCccgtgggaccattaacgacttgtccacaagtctagtgttTTAGTGCAAGCTTTACTTGGATGTATACAGAGCACCACCTCTTGGGGTATTGTGCGTAGGAAAGTGCCCGGAATGGGTAACAAACCGAGGCAAATTTTGAAACCGTGACTCGGGCTCGTGCTCCTGCCCATGAGGACAACACATTTTTTATAAACTGACGGAGCCCAAAACCAATCCATGGTTTCAAAAACGGTATTTAAtagataaaaaaaaagctgGTCACCTGACTGTCCCTGTGAAAAGCACAGGATCCTGCGGTATGATTGATATCTCACTTCGTAAAGTCGTCAGGGGAACAGACATGATGTTAATCCCATCAATTAAAATCCTACCTGCATAAACAACGATATTAATTGTGATCAGAAAATAGGGGGGACGAGGTTGTCAAGCTGGTACGCTTTCCTGCACATTATCTTTCAACAAATCCCACCTCAGAACagattgtaattattattgttttatctaAGAACCCATGTTCCCCGATATGACTCAATCAATGCAAACCTTAAAAAATGACAGCAGTTTGTCGTTTTCTGTTCTAAGAAAATTGTGTATGACAGTGAACATACTATAGGCCTATTTGTAACTGCGAAAATATCCACCTTTGGTGGAACTTACCGTCGAAAACGTCAATGACACGTAGCAAAGCGAGAGTCAACGATGACTTCCCAGCCCCAGTCCGGCCACAAATACCGACCTAAACCAAACGAAACAAGTTAAAATCGTCCTATTATAACTGTAACATTGAAAACGGTATAGGCGGTGCGAAATGGTGACAAGAGTAAAATGGGCGATGCACATGTGACCAAAGTGTTCCAAAGATTTTCAGcatccgcgcgagacttgccTGTTGAATACAGAAATATTGCATGAATAATTTACTTCAAACCTGCTAATATCAACAATTGTTGAGAGTGTTTCAATATATATCTTTTGTGTTTACGTTTTCTCCTTCGTGGAACGTAACCGAGACGTCATTGAGAACGGGTTCGGTGTCTTTAGCATACCGTACAGAGACGTGTTCCATTTGTATCACACCACGCATTGGCCAGCCCTTTGGTGGGTCGGTACCTATTAGGGGTTGATcaaagtaaaatttaaaaatacaacaGAGAATGATAAGTGGACATATTTCTTCATGACATTTTCATTTAAATTCTAAACAAGTATCATATGACATGATAACATTTAGCTTCCAgagttgtttttgttaaatactTGTTTGCCAACTGCAATAACCTTAACAGCCATCCGGCATCTGCTTAGAGGGTTTTTAAGATGTTCATATACCAACCGAATACCAAGCCATCAGGGCTTAGCGTGCGGAAGCCCCCCTTCCCGAACCTCCCAGGATGAAGTAGGCCTATGAACCGccttattttgtttctcaaCACAGActttaatacaaataaatactTGAAAATGCGtatcattgatatcaatgttttaccttCATACGGTTCATTCTCAATGTATGTATAATGCTTTACACGTTCCACGGCATTCATTTGCATCTCCAACTCTGCAATACCACGTACCACGAAGTTCAAAAACAATGAAAcctgaagaagaacaaaaaatgaaCCAAGTATCCCCCAAGTCATTGCCAATGCAGGAtgaatcgtttttttttaatgcaaaatttTGCGTTTGTTATTAATTAGATGCAGAAGTCGGTGCTTTACCATTCAGGAATTTACTTCGCAAAACCGATGGCGTTTTGCCtacatgttttttatatttaccTGCAGAGAGTAGGACACTGCTAGTCCAACAAGACTTGGATCCAAATCACTCACAATAGCGCCAACTAGTGTTGTCATTCCAGCAAGAAGAACCACTATAGAACCAATGAAATCCTGAAAAGAAAATGGTCGttcatttaaagaaaataaacaaattatacaaccgttttttcttttcttgtgaGTTTGCATTGTCCAGTTCTTCCAGTCTTGGTTTTTCGCTAATTATGCTTGTGGTGACATTTCGATGATTCAAAAtagttaataaaaaaacaaaaaaccaacatGCTCGTTTGATATTCTTAGTGTTAGTTAATGcacaatgcaaaaaaaaagaagaacaacaaaaacaaactttttgaaaAGTGCAATCAGCCTATCACCCATTCAGGTATTTCCTAAGAGGGTTTGTAAGATGTTCACATACCAAGCGAATACCTAGCCATCGTGTTGCAGCTTGTAGATACAGAAATGCTGATAGATTCACGTTGATACGCTTAATGACAGTGCGGAAAAAACGGTCTGATGCCCTAATGGAGGAACACAAGGACAGAGAAAATCTTAAATGAAAATAACTTTCGATCTCACAGTTATTAACTAAAGTtgttagtatacaaatattgactgcttcgagtgctatggttaaaactatgactcccgaggtgatccccggagcgttctattttcccgaggcgaagccgagggaaaatagaacgctccggggatcacctcgggagtcatagttttaaaccattccacgagtaaaagcagtcaatatttgttttataacaccccaaacatttctaaatactgtactattattattaagttacagacctgaatgctacaatccacggacgacgcgaatacagattgcaaacacttttacttactgtgttgcatgtagtgtcgtgcaatccgaaatggttacagactattaatttatcatcctcgtacacgcaacggacgtctgggtactgcacgccgtgtgctagtctgtcggactagcgcacggcgccgtgtgctagtcttcggactagcgcatggcaaaccgacgcactatcacacggccgtcgtctagcaaaactaagacatgtcatgtgacgcgctctaaaccaataagcaggcagaatacttgcaaggggtgttataatagcaCTGATTCGTTCTTGGGAACAGGCTAAATAAAAATTGATGTTGAAATAATgtcatttaaataaataaaacgttttttaattttt
This window encodes:
- the LOC139949400 gene encoding D(2) dopamine receptor-like codes for the protein MDVTMENTSYCMSTKYALEKFSGDTSSTHIFRIVVYGVMFFFGVTGNVLIVCVYRTKTLKTSTHIFIMALAAADLTVCLMHIFNVLVVLVTNNYKTRVPHVLEFIMTLKEAIIVTSVFITALIAADRYDCICRHRKRFFTLKRAKATLVVSLVVSVIISIPSFIAVPYYIQLLSQTVGFAIALLVIAVCYTKVYTAIRRHVRVGQAPSMQVEFINRTPIHTGRPQNIGLDTEINSAIVPCSSKTKDIHTFTSHVRMPSISKTSSQPMKQSGGDLTVGFLRTTSPIREHQADITTKPDVTIIRTVPTNEKNPNLQRKTTRMLFITSVLFLLTWLPYWILILLTSLLSLGVCLNIDPNYFTLLRSMHVLLYINNAFNPLVYGLANRRFRKDCKEVLRKISFC